A window from Fibrobacter sp. encodes these proteins:
- a CDS encoding ATP-binding cassette domain-containing protein, whose amino-acid sequence MLNVSNVSLQYGSRVLFKEVNLSFKPGNCYGVIGANGAGKSTFLKILSGDLEPNTGEVTKNPGERIAVLKQDHFAYEQNTVLETVMMGYPELYELGKKRDELYALPEMTEEQGMQAMEIETRFGEIGGYEADSSAAVLLKGLGIPEEFHYSLMADLDGNQKIRVLLAQALFGNPDILLLDEPTNHLDLDTVAWLEDYLERFENVVIVVSHDRHFLNTVCTHTCDIDYGKINIYGGNYEFWYAASQLAQKQRKDQNRRAEEKIEELKAFIRRFASNAAKAKQATSRKKLLDKMTVEEMPASSRKFPWVNFKMDREPGKIVLEVNNATIDGGDGIVCKGLNFKLNAGDKVALVGEYGTLKTAFFQLIAGETPAPEGVIKWGNTITQNYFPKNNDAFFQSDLSLVDWLRQYSKEQDETFIRGFLGRMLFTGEEALKCCNVLSGGEKVRCMLSKMMLSNANCLLLDEPTAHLDLEAITALNNGLTAFQGPIIFCTQDHEFAQTVANRVLELTPDGVLDRSITFDEWYETKSKANKKK is encoded by the coding sequence ATGTTAAATGTTTCAAATGTAAGTCTTCAGTATGGCAGCCGCGTCCTTTTCAAGGAAGTGAACCTTTCTTTCAAGCCCGGTAACTGCTACGGCGTTATCGGCGCAAATGGCGCAGGCAAATCCACCTTCCTCAAGATCCTTTCCGGTGATCTTGAACCCAACACCGGTGAAGTCACCAAAAATCCGGGTGAACGTATCGCCGTCCTTAAGCAGGACCACTTCGCCTACGAACAGAACACCGTTCTGGAAACCGTCATGATGGGCTATCCGGAACTCTATGAGTTGGGCAAGAAGCGTGACGAGCTGTATGCACTTCCCGAAATGACCGAGGAACAGGGCATGCAGGCCATGGAAATCGAAACCCGCTTTGGCGAAATCGGCGGTTACGAAGCCGACTCCAGCGCAGCCGTTCTCCTGAAGGGTCTTGGCATTCCTGAAGAATTCCACTACAGCCTCATGGCAGACCTGGATGGCAACCAGAAGATCCGCGTGCTCCTGGCACAGGCCCTCTTTGGCAACCCCGACATCCTTCTGCTTGACGAACCCACCAACCATTTGGACTTGGATACCGTCGCCTGGCTGGAAGACTACCTGGAACGTTTCGAAAACGTTGTGATCGTAGTGAGCCATGACCGTCACTTCCTGAATACAGTCTGCACCCACACTTGCGATATCGACTACGGCAAGATCAACATCTACGGTGGTAACTATGAATTCTGGTACGCCGCAAGCCAGCTGGCCCAGAAGCAGCGCAAGGACCAGAACCGCCGTGCCGAAGAAAAGATCGAAGAATTGAAGGCCTTTATTCGCCGCTTCGCATCTAACGCAGCAAAGGCAAAGCAGGCCACTTCCCGTAAGAAGCTTTTGGACAAGATGACCGTGGAAGAAATGCCGGCCTCCAGCCGTAAGTTCCCCTGGGTCAACTTCAAGATGGATCGTGAACCGGGCAAGATCGTGCTGGAAGTGAACAACGCAACCATCGACGGTGGCGACGGCATTGTCTGCAAGGGTTTGAACTTCAAGCTGAACGCAGGCGACAAGGTTGCCCTGGTTGGCGAATACGGCACTCTCAAGACCGCATTCTTCCAGCTCATCGCTGGCGAAACCCCGGCACCGGAAGGCGTCATCAAGTGGGGTAACACCATCACTCAGAACTACTTCCCCAAGAACAACGATGCCTTCTTCCAGAGCGACCTCTCCCTGGTGGATTGGCTGCGCCAGTACAGCAAGGAACAGGATGAAACCTTCATCCGCGGATTCCTCGGCCGTATGCTCTTCACCGGCGAAGAAGCCCTGAAGTGCTGTAACGTTCTTTCCGGTGGTGAAAAGGTCCGCTGCATGCTTTCCAAGATGATGCTCAGCAACGCAAACTGCCTGCTGCTGGATGAACCTACCGCCCACCTGGACTTGGAAGCCATTACCGCCCTGAACAACGGCTTAACCGCTTTCCAGGGTCCCATCATCTTCTGCACCCAGGACCACGAATTTGCACAGACCGTTGCAAACCGCGTTCTGGAACTGACTCCGGATGGTGTCCTCGACCGCTCCATCACCTTCGATGAATGGTACGAGACTAAGTCCAAGGCCAACAAGAAGAAGTAA